The Bacillus spongiae genomic interval TTCGTATGACGGTTGAACTGAGTCTATCAAATTTGCTCTCTTTGCGATGGTGTTTCACAGTAATAATTGTTATCTTTATAGGCATGAGCAACTTGAAAATCCATCTGTAAAGGATAGAATTGCTCCTTTTGTTTTATTATCAAAGGTTTAAGCTTAAGTAAGATATGAAAGAGTGTGTAGGATATAATAGAAGAAATGGTAACGATTTAGGTAGGTAAATGAATTGTCATCGTTTCATGAGTATAGTAGTCAGAATACATAGATAGTGGTTGCATAGTTGGAGCTACACTTTGTTTATAATAATGACCAAATAGTACATTTTGAGGTAGGAGGATAGGTTGAATGGAAAGAACGGTATTAATCGTGGATGATGATCAAGATATTGTTATGCTGATATCAGAATCGTTAAAATTTGAAAATTATAAAACAACTTATGCACATAATGGGAAAGAAGCATTAGAAATCCTTCAAAATAAAAAAATAGACATTGTCATTTTAGACATAATGATGCCTCATATGGATGGCATCGAAGTGTGTAAAAAAATCCGAGAGGTAAGTAATATACCGATATTACTTCTTAGTGCAAAGGATCGTGACATTGATAAGATTATCGGTTTAGAAATAGGAGCAGATGATTATATTACAAAGCCATTTAATGTGAACGAACTAGTTGCTCGGGTAAGGGCTCATTTTAGGAAAATGGATAGGATATTAGACGAATTAACACAGGAGCAAGAGAGCATGACCAATTTTTCGTCTCTATCGTTAAACAAAAATACGTATGAGGTCTACCTTCAAGGAGAAAAACTAAATTTTTCAACGAAGGAGTTTCAATTGCTCGATTTTTTAGCAACACATCCGAATCAAGTATTTAGCCGAGAACAAATTTATCAAAACGTTTGGGAAGCGGATTATGGGGACCTTAACAATGTTACCGTGCATATAAAAAACATTCGGAGAAAATTGGGTAAGGATCATGATTATATTAAAACGATATGGGGAGTAGGATATAAGTTTTCACTCGAAGGAAAAGCACAATGAAGTTAAAATATCACATTCCTTTATTGTTTCTTATCATCGCTCTGCTGTTCTTCTTTGTCGTTCTTCTTTACATCAAAATTGAAGTAAGGGAGAAGATTACAAGCGAAATATCTGAAAGCAATCAAGCATTTATTGACAAGCATAGTCAAATTGCTCAAGAGGTTGGAAAGCGGTACCCTGATCAAGAAGAAATTGTTCGTTATTTAGAAGAGCTCGGAGAAAAAGAAGAGCTAATCATTAAATTAATTGATCCTGAATTCAAGGATATCATCTATGAATTTAATGCCATTGAAAAAGAAATTACAACCGGTGATCGCTGGTTACCAGTTAAAACATCTGACGGAGAGGAAATTGTTCTTTTTTTATCTGCTGAGAGGAAGTTAGAAGAAATAAATAATGAAATATTTAGACTAGCGATTGATATGTTTCTCTTTGTATTAATTACAAATATTATTATCTCTATCTTACTAACGCTCTATTTTCACGACACGATTACACGACCTATTACGAACTTAATCAACCGATTTAAAAGAGTTAATTTACATGAAACGTTACCGAAAATCGAGATGAGCGGAAAAGGTGAAATAGGGGAACTATACAATCGTTTTTATGAATTAGAGTCCCGCCTTCAACGTGTGCATATTGAACAAACGAATATGTTAACGGCCATTGCACATGATTTAAAAACCCCTTTGACGACAATTAGTGGGTTTTTAGAGCTTTCACTTTCATCCAAAAATCATACTTCTGAGCAAAGAGAAGAATTTCTGAAGGTTGTTCAAAAAAAATCGACCTTTATGACAGACCTTGTAAATGAATTTTCCAGTTACGCTGAGAATATTATTGCTTTACAGGAAATGAATCGTAGTGAAATGAATATTAGTCATTTCTTACATTCAATAGGAGAAGAGTATGAAGCTGAATTATCAGGTTTAGGCTATACTTTCAACTGGAAACATAATGTATCTGATAAACTAACCATTTTAGGTAATGAAAAGTTTCTACGTCGCATATTTGCAAACATCGTGAGCAACTCGATTAAATATGCTGAAAACGAGGAACTAACCATTCAGCTAGAAGGAATTGAAAAGCAGGATTCAGTTGTTATCACATTGGAAGATAACGGGGTCGGTGTAAACGAGGAAGACTACCCGCTTTTGTTTCAAAAGTTTTTCACTGTCGATCAATCTAGACAAAGAGAAAAGGGAGGGACCGGGCTAGGTCTTGCCATTGTTAAGTCGATTGTCGAAAGTCACGAGGGGACGGTTTATGCTTATCGATCAAAGGAATTAGGTGGTTTAGGAATTAAGGTTACGTTGCCTATAGTGAGCAAAGATTCTTAAGTAACATGCTATAAATGGGGGATGAGAAATGATTTATGTTGTCAGGCATGGACAAACGGATTTAAATAAAGAAAGAAGAATGCAAGGACGATTAGGACTGCCTTTAAATGAGCAAGGGGTGGAACAAGCGAATAATTTAAGAGATAAATTGCAACCGATTAAATTTGACTTAGTCTTTTCCTCACCGCAAGAAAGAGCCATTCAAACAGCTGAGATAGTAACAGATTTGAAAGCGACGGTGGATCCAAGTTTAGACGTCTTTGATTTAGGTGAAGCGGACAGAATCAAAATAAAAGATGTAAAAATGGACGGAAATATTCCAGATTCAAGTGTATATAAAGGGGTGGAAGAACCTAGTCATTTTATCAAACGTGTTTTTCGTTTCATGACTGAACTTGAAGAACAAAATAAAAAAAGAGAACTGAATATATTACTATCTGGACATCGGTGTACAACGGGATGTATAGGCGCCTACTTTGAAGGTGTACCAGCCGATGGAAATATTTTAAGGTATTCATCAAATAACGGAGACTATAAATTATATCAATTTACATAAAGGGTAAAGAGTTTCCTTTGAAGTGTAAGTCATTTAAATACAGGGCTTTTTCCAACATTATCCACTGAGTAAGAAAGGAACGTCAATTTTTGAGGCTCACTTTTTGCATAATGCGCTATAACCGCTTTATATATTGACGAAAATCTATCTTGAACAGTTTCTATTATCGAATCTTTATTTTTCTTTATTTTTATTTCATTTTCGTTTTATGTTTCGATGATAACTTGAATGTATCACTTATTTAGGGGGTACATGATGAAGCATATAGTTCATTATCGATGGGGGATTGCTCTTCTGTGGATTATTATTACGTTTATATTGTTCACAACGATGCCAAATGTCGATCAATTAGTGAGAGAGAAAGGGCAACCGAAAATTCCAGATGAGTATTCCTCTGTTGTGTCGAAACAGTTGATCAATGAATTAGAAAACCAATCAACAGATTCGGATAGAGTGGATGTTGTACTTGTTTTTCATGAAGACACAGCACTAACGGAACAGCAAATGACAAGTATTGAAAATGAGATAAAAGAATTAAAGGTCAAAGAAAATGAATTAGGCATTAATGCCATTGCTACGCATTTTGTAAATGATGAATTGACTGATCAATTTGTATCTGAAGACAAAACAACGGTTATGGCTGTTCTTAATATGGATAGGTCAGATAGGAAGATTAGTGAATTACGTGAAGACCTCCAAACGGAGTTAGAGGATAGTGAAGTTCAAACGTATTTAACAGGAAATGAATTTATTAATGAAGATCAAATTCAAACGGCAGGTGAAGGGGTAAAGAAAACAGAAGTATTTACCGTGCTTTTTATTATTGTGGTATTAATTTTCGTTTTTCGTTCACCTGTAACACCCATCATTTCCTTACTAACGGTGGGTATTACGTATATATGTTCTTTGAGTATTGTCGCGCATCTCGTTGATAAGCTTCAGTTCCCATTTTCTACTACGACTCAAACATTTTTAATCTTAGTATTATTTGGAATTGGAACGGATTATAACATTTTACTATTGAGCAGATTTAAGGAGGAATTAAGCAAAGGGATAGCTGTGAAGGATGCGATTATCCAAACCTTTAAAACGGCAGGAAAAACCGTTTTATACAGTGCGTTAGCGGTGTTTGTTGGTTTTAGTATTTTAGGTTTCGCTAAATTCTCTGTGTTCCAATCCTCGGTTGCAGTAGCAGTGGCCGTTGCCACATTAGTTGTCGCTTTATACACGCTGATGCCGTTTTTTATGATGGTGCTAGGAAGGTTCATGTTTTGGCCAGTTAAACAAAACCATTCTCATGGTGAAAGTAAAATATGGATAAGGTTAGGAAGATTCTCAATTGCTAGACCTCTCATATCGTTGATAATTGTGGCCATCGTTACGATTCCTGTAATCGTGCTTTCAAATAGTGAATCATCTTATAACAGTCTTGAGGAAGTAAGTGATTCCTATGAGTCTGTGCAAGGGTTTGCTATTCTTTCAGAAAAATTTTCTCAAGGGAAAGCTTTGCCTTCTACGGTTGTAATAAAATCTGATGTACCACTTAATACAAATGAACAATTAGATTGGATTGACGACTTAACGGAGAAAATAAATGAAATAGAGGGCGTAGAAAAAGTTTATAGTCCAACTAGACCAAAGGGAGAAAGAATTGAAGAGTTATACATGGAGAATCAGGTTGACGAAGTAGGTTCAGGGCTTTCATCCGCAAATGATGGCATTGATGGAATCTCAGAAGGGCTATCAGAAGCAAGTGAAGAGTTATCGGGACCATCTGATTCTTCTGAAGTAGATGAATTAATAAAAGGCACAGAAGAAATGATTGATAGTGTAGATCAATTGAATGCTGCTCTTCAAACAGTAGGTGAAGGTGTATCAAGGGGAGCAAATGGTTCTTTACAGTTAGCCAATTCGGTTGCCACAATCGAAACGAGCATGACGGAATTAAATACCGTAACAATGGATTTACATTCGAGCTATACGGAGTTACAAAATGGCTATACCTTAATGGGAAACAGCTATTTGACTCTTTCCAATCAATTGTCAGCTTTTCAGTCAACGATTAAGGGACTGAAATTAGTCGCTACGGAGCTTCAAAACGATTATCCTGAGCTTCAAGAAGATGCCAATATGATGAAGCTACATGCTATATTGGATTCAACTTCTGAGTCTTTAAAAAGTATGATAAATGGTTTAGCACAACTTAATAACCAACTCGTAAACACGAATAAATCGTTTCAACAAGCAAATGAAGGCTTATCAAGCTTAACAAATGGGCAAGCTCAAATTTCAAGTGGATTAATCGAAATCGAACAAAATCTTCGTGAGTTATCGAAGGGTCTTGACGAAGGGAATCAAGGACAAGAGGCCATAATAACGAATATGGCGTCTTTACAAGCAGGTCTTGGAACGATGCAAAATGGTCAACTTCAACTGAAAAGTGGTTTGAAAGAGCTATCGATAGGTATGAAGGAATTAGAAGAGGGATTAACCAAAAGTACAGAAGGTTTAGATGAAATCTCATCAGGGTTAATGGAAGCAACAAGTTATTTAGAAGAGTTAACGGTTGAGGAAGATGCTTCGACATTCACGATTCCACAGGAAATGCTAGAGGGTGAATACCAGCAAGTTCTTGATCAGTATATGTCTGAAAATCGCCATTTAGTCAAAATGACGCTGGAATTATCTGTGGACCCGTATTCACAAGAGGCAATGGCTATTATAGATGAAGTAGACGAATTGATAACAAAGGAGATTCAAACAGTAGAACATATGAATACTAGCTTTGCTATTGGTGGAATTTCTTCAATAAATAATGATTTAGATTCGATTGCTAAAGATGATTTTATTCGGACTGTTTCATTCATGCTAATTGGAATTCTATTAGTTCTTATCGTCATCTTAAGGGAATTCTGGACTCCGGTCATGATTATTGGATCGTTAATATTAGGCTACTATACGGCACTATCCATGACAGAATTGTTATTTGTGAATGCCTTTGGGTATGATGGGTTATCATGGACCATTCCATTTTTCTCATTTATCATGATTACGGCTCTTGGGGTAGATTATAGTATCTTTTTAATGATGCGTTATAAGGAAAATCAGCACCTTCCTCCTGTCGAAGCACTGCTGTTGTCAAAAAAACAAATCGGGAATGTGGTAATTTCAGCAGCAGTCATTCTTAGTGGCACATTTGCAGCCATGTATCCTGCTGGTGTCTTATCATTGACTCAAATTGCCACAGTTGTCATTATAGGTTTAACTTTATTAACCTTTATCATGCTACCGGTTTTTATCCCTGCACTCTTTTCGATTAAGTATAAGACTCGGCAAAGTCGTAGAAAAAAATCTAGAGAAATAGAAGGAGAAATCTAATGAAAAATAGGTGGAAGGTGGCATTCTTTACATTACTTTCAATCATGTTAATGGGCGTGAGTGTGATGTCATATATTCTTTTCAAACCAATTGAAGCGTCAAGTCCTGAAAAAAAAGAAATCCATTCAAGTCAAACGAACCCATTAGAACTAACAGCCAATAAAGAAAATTTAACGGAAGTAATTCAGCAATATATTAATGAACAGCAACAAAATGGTTCAGTGGAATATTTTGTAGACTTAACGGACCATATCGAGTTATTCGGAAAAATGGCGTTTTTTCCTAGCTCAATCGATTTTCAAATGACCTTTGAACCAAAAGTATTAGAAAATGGTGATATCACGTTAATCCAAAAAACAATGTCTTTAGGAGGTATGAATTTACCTGTTTCCACTGTCTTAAATGTGATTAGTAGAACATATGATATGCCTGAATGGATTCACATTAAACCGAATGATGAGTCCATTTACTTGGCACTAACAGAAATGAATTTACAGAGTGGGTTAAACGTTCAAGCAAAAACGTTTGACTTAGAGAATGATGACATTTCATTTTTTATCAATCCTTAATAAATGAAAAATTAGTATTTAGGAATCAAAAAAATGAAGGTTTGTTTGGATGGCAAGCAAAAAGGTGAGCTAAACTGACACAACTACCTTTTACACTTTCCTTCAAACAAACCTTTTATTCATCCACATTATCTCGAACTGGTCAACAGTGTGGGAACCAAGTATCTGAATCATTACCTTGCTTGGTTTGAAGTATTAGAGAGTATCTTTCACTTGAGAAACGAAGTAACAACGAAAGATAGATATTTAAAAAGAATGTAATTCCAAATACATAGGATACACTTAGGTTATCTAAGTATACTGTATAAAGGTTATTTCATTATTCAACTAAAGGTGCAGGTATGGGTGTCTTTTATGAGGGACAATGCAATTTTACCTTGCCGTCAAAAGCATTAAAGTTAATCGGTGAAATGGGGATAGAGTTAGAAATAAGTTGTTATGAAATTAATGTTGCATAGGTCTCCTAAATAATTGGAAGTCCTATTTATTTCAATAAATATCAACATTAATCTTTAACAGAGCGATAATATAAAAATATTTACTAGTGTTCTTAAAACTGTAGGGACAAATAACGAAATGAAGCCCCTTTGTTATTTTAATAAGGGTTTGGTCATCGCATACCAGTCTTGCTACGGATTTTCTCCTTCATAACCTTCTAAACTGACCAATCGATTCCTCTATCCATATACTATTCACTAAGCTATCGTCTGCTTAAGGTGATGAAAGTACTTAGGACAGCTTTGCTTAGAGTCAAAGCTGTCCTAAATGAAGTTAATATAGTGGAATCCCATTGACTGGAACAATAGATTTGCAGCAGTGGCCCTCATTCCATTTACCAGTTTAGATCAAACCTCAAATGGTATAGTTAATTCTTAAACGTAAACTGCTCTTTTGAAACAGTAGTCTCTGCTACTTTTTTCTCATCTTTTTTCTTTTTTTTCACTACAGAATAGTCATGATCGATTAGAGCGCGCCTTAACGTAGAGCTTATCGAATTAACACACAAAATAAGAATGG includes:
- a CDS encoding YpmS family protein → MKNRWKVAFFTLLSIMLMGVSVMSYILFKPIEASSPEKKEIHSSQTNPLELTANKENLTEVIQQYINEQQQNGSVEYFVDLTDHIELFGKMAFFPSSIDFQMTFEPKVLENGDITLIQKTMSLGGMNLPVSTVLNVISRTYDMPEWIHIKPNDESIYLALTEMNLQSGLNVQAKTFDLENDDISFFINP
- a CDS encoding HAMP domain-containing sensor histidine kinase; the encoded protein is MKLKYHIPLLFLIIALLFFFVVLLYIKIEVREKITSEISESNQAFIDKHSQIAQEVGKRYPDQEEIVRYLEELGEKEELIIKLIDPEFKDIIYEFNAIEKEITTGDRWLPVKTSDGEEIVLFLSAERKLEEINNEIFRLAIDMFLFVLITNIIISILLTLYFHDTITRPITNLINRFKRVNLHETLPKIEMSGKGEIGELYNRFYELESRLQRVHIEQTNMLTAIAHDLKTPLTTISGFLELSLSSKNHTSEQREEFLKVVQKKSTFMTDLVNEFSSYAENIIALQEMNRSEMNISHFLHSIGEEYEAELSGLGYTFNWKHNVSDKLTILGNEKFLRRIFANIVSNSIKYAENEELTIQLEGIEKQDSVVITLEDNGVGVNEEDYPLLFQKFFTVDQSRQREKGGTGLGLAIVKSIVESHEGTVYAYRSKELGGLGIKVTLPIVSKDS
- a CDS encoding histidine phosphatase family protein, whose translation is MIYVVRHGQTDLNKERRMQGRLGLPLNEQGVEQANNLRDKLQPIKFDLVFSSPQERAIQTAEIVTDLKATVDPSLDVFDLGEADRIKIKDVKMDGNIPDSSVYKGVEEPSHFIKRVFRFMTELEEQNKKRELNILLSGHRCTTGCIGAYFEGVPADGNILRYSSNNGDYKLYQFT
- a CDS encoding response regulator transcription factor, coding for MERTVLIVDDDQDIVMLISESLKFENYKTTYAHNGKEALEILQNKKIDIVILDIMMPHMDGIEVCKKIREVSNIPILLLSAKDRDIDKIIGLEIGADDYITKPFNVNELVARVRAHFRKMDRILDELTQEQESMTNFSSLSLNKNTYEVYLQGEKLNFSTKEFQLLDFLATHPNQVFSREQIYQNVWEADYGDLNNVTVHIKNIRRKLGKDHDYIKTIWGVGYKFSLEGKAQ
- a CDS encoding MMPL family transporter translates to MMKHIVHYRWGIALLWIIITFILFTTMPNVDQLVREKGQPKIPDEYSSVVSKQLINELENQSTDSDRVDVVLVFHEDTALTEQQMTSIENEIKELKVKENELGINAIATHFVNDELTDQFVSEDKTTVMAVLNMDRSDRKISELREDLQTELEDSEVQTYLTGNEFINEDQIQTAGEGVKKTEVFTVLFIIVVLIFVFRSPVTPIISLLTVGITYICSLSIVAHLVDKLQFPFSTTTQTFLILVLFGIGTDYNILLLSRFKEELSKGIAVKDAIIQTFKTAGKTVLYSALAVFVGFSILGFAKFSVFQSSVAVAVAVATLVVALYTLMPFFMMVLGRFMFWPVKQNHSHGESKIWIRLGRFSIARPLISLIIVAIVTIPVIVLSNSESSYNSLEEVSDSYESVQGFAILSEKFSQGKALPSTVVIKSDVPLNTNEQLDWIDDLTEKINEIEGVEKVYSPTRPKGERIEELYMENQVDEVGSGLSSANDGIDGISEGLSEASEELSGPSDSSEVDELIKGTEEMIDSVDQLNAALQTVGEGVSRGANGSLQLANSVATIETSMTELNTVTMDLHSSYTELQNGYTLMGNSYLTLSNQLSAFQSTIKGLKLVATELQNDYPELQEDANMMKLHAILDSTSESLKSMINGLAQLNNQLVNTNKSFQQANEGLSSLTNGQAQISSGLIEIEQNLRELSKGLDEGNQGQEAIITNMASLQAGLGTMQNGQLQLKSGLKELSIGMKELEEGLTKSTEGLDEISSGLMEATSYLEELTVEEDASTFTIPQEMLEGEYQQVLDQYMSENRHLVKMTLELSVDPYSQEAMAIIDEVDELITKEIQTVEHMNTSFAIGGISSINNDLDSIAKDDFIRTVSFMLIGILLVLIVILREFWTPVMIIGSLILGYYTALSMTELLFVNAFGYDGLSWTIPFFSFIMITALGVDYSIFLMMRYKENQHLPPVEALLLSKKQIGNVVISAAVILSGTFAAMYPAGVLSLTQIATVVIIGLTLLTFIMLPVFIPALFSIKYKTRQSRRKKSREIEGEI